From Vigna unguiculata cultivar IT97K-499-35 chromosome 5, ASM411807v1, whole genome shotgun sequence, the proteins below share one genomic window:
- the LOC114183923 gene encoding CDP-diacylglycerol--glycerol-3-phosphate 3-phosphatidyltransferase 1, chloroplastic-like isoform X1 — translation MVAEMNVRELSISKNDRTSMLVIANSKFLTLPTMLTLGRVASIPLLVATFFMDGWRGTVVTTSIFTAAAVTDWLDGYIARKMKMKSTFGAFLDPVADKLMVSATLVLLCTRPLEVAVFGQLPWLLIIPSITIIGREITMSALREWAASQGSKLLEVVAVNNLGKWKTATQMLALIILLATRDCSRGGPVILVGSGVLLLYISAGLSLWSFVVYTREICKVLRSQPR, via the exons ATGGTTGCGGAGATGAATGTCCGTGAATTGTCCATATCTAAGAATGACCGTACTTCGATGCTTGTCATTGCCAATTCCAAATTCCTTACTTTGCCCACCATGTTGACTCTTGGCCGTGTCGCCTCAATACCTCTTCTTGTCGCCA CCTTCTTCATGGATGGTTGGCGAGGAACAGTTGTTACTACAAGTATCTTCACCGCTGCAGCAGTTACCGATTGGCTTGATGGTTATATTGCTCGTAAG ATGAAAATGAAATCTACATTTGGTGCATTTTTAGATCCAGTAGCTGATAAG CTCATGGTTTCTGCCACATTGGTCTTATTATGTACTAGACCTTTGGAAGTTGCTGTGTTTGGACAATTACCATGGCTATTGATCATACCTTCAATCACCATAATTGGTAGAGAG ATAACCATGTCGGCACTGAGGGAATGGGCTGCATCCCAGGGTAGCAAGCTTCTAGAG GTTGTTGCAGTTAATAATCTGGGGAAATGGAAAACAGCCACACAGATGTTGGCGTTAATTATCCTCCTTGCTACGCGGGACTGCAG TCGTGGAGGACCTGTCATTTTGGTAGGATCTGGTGTTCTGTTGCTTTACATTTCAGCAGGGCTTTCCTTATGGTCATTTGTAGTATATACGAGGGAAATTTGCAAGGTTTTGCGGAG TCAACCCAggtaa
- the LOC114183923 gene encoding CDP-diacylglycerol--glycerol-3-phosphate 3-phosphatidyltransferase 1, chloroplastic-like isoform X3, producing the protein MVAEMNVRELSISKNDRTSMLVIANSKFLTLPTMLTLGRVASIPLLVATFFMDGWRGTVVTTSIFTAAAVTDWLDGYIARKMKMKSTFGAFLDPVADKLMVSATLVLLCTRPLEVAVFGQLPWLLIIPSITIIGREITMSALREWAASQGSKLLEVVAVNNLGKWKTATQMLALIILLATRDCSRGGPVILVGSGVLLLYISAGLSLWSFVVYTREICKVLRR; encoded by the exons ATGGTTGCGGAGATGAATGTCCGTGAATTGTCCATATCTAAGAATGACCGTACTTCGATGCTTGTCATTGCCAATTCCAAATTCCTTACTTTGCCCACCATGTTGACTCTTGGCCGTGTCGCCTCAATACCTCTTCTTGTCGCCA CCTTCTTCATGGATGGTTGGCGAGGAACAGTTGTTACTACAAGTATCTTCACCGCTGCAGCAGTTACCGATTGGCTTGATGGTTATATTGCTCGTAAG ATGAAAATGAAATCTACATTTGGTGCATTTTTAGATCCAGTAGCTGATAAG CTCATGGTTTCTGCCACATTGGTCTTATTATGTACTAGACCTTTGGAAGTTGCTGTGTTTGGACAATTACCATGGCTATTGATCATACCTTCAATCACCATAATTGGTAGAGAG ATAACCATGTCGGCACTGAGGGAATGGGCTGCATCCCAGGGTAGCAAGCTTCTAGAG GTTGTTGCAGTTAATAATCTGGGGAAATGGAAAACAGCCACACAGATGTTGGCGTTAATTATCCTCCTTGCTACGCGGGACTGCAG TCGTGGAGGACCTGTCATTTTGGTAGGATCTGGTGTTCTGTTGCTTTACATTTCAGCAGGGCTTTCCTTATGGTCATTTGTAGTATATACGAGGGAAATTTGCAAGGTTTTGCGGAGGTAG
- the LOC114183923 gene encoding CDP-diacylglycerol--glycerol-3-phosphate 3-phosphatidyltransferase 1, chloroplastic-like isoform X2, with translation MVAEMNVRELSISKNDRTSMLVIANSKFLTLPTMLTLGRVASIPLLVATFFMDGWRGTVVTTSIFTAAAVTDWLDGYIARKMKMKSTFGAFLDPVADKLMVSATLVLLCTRPLEVAVFGQLPWLLIIPSITIIGREITMSALREWAASQGSKLLEVVAVNNLGKWKTATQMLALIILLATRDCSRGGPVILVGSGVLLLYISAGLSLWSFVVYTREICKVLRRSII, from the exons ATGGTTGCGGAGATGAATGTCCGTGAATTGTCCATATCTAAGAATGACCGTACTTCGATGCTTGTCATTGCCAATTCCAAATTCCTTACTTTGCCCACCATGTTGACTCTTGGCCGTGTCGCCTCAATACCTCTTCTTGTCGCCA CCTTCTTCATGGATGGTTGGCGAGGAACAGTTGTTACTACAAGTATCTTCACCGCTGCAGCAGTTACCGATTGGCTTGATGGTTATATTGCTCGTAAG ATGAAAATGAAATCTACATTTGGTGCATTTTTAGATCCAGTAGCTGATAAG CTCATGGTTTCTGCCACATTGGTCTTATTATGTACTAGACCTTTGGAAGTTGCTGTGTTTGGACAATTACCATGGCTATTGATCATACCTTCAATCACCATAATTGGTAGAGAG ATAACCATGTCGGCACTGAGGGAATGGGCTGCATCCCAGGGTAGCAAGCTTCTAGAG GTTGTTGCAGTTAATAATCTGGGGAAATGGAAAACAGCCACACAGATGTTGGCGTTAATTATCCTCCTTGCTACGCGGGACTGCAG TCGTGGAGGACCTGTCATTTTGGTAGGATCTGGTGTTCTGTTGCTTTACATTTCAGCAGGGCTTTCCTTATGGTCATTTGTAGTATATACGAGGGAAATTTGCAAGGTTTTGCGGAG GTCTATTATTTGA